GGCAGATATTAAGGCGCGTCAGAATATCCCGGCGGTGAACGTAGGCGGTTTTCAGGCTAATGCCCAGAACAGATGAAACTTCCTGCGCGCTGGAGCCAGAGGCCAGCAGGCAGAGCACTTCGCGCTGGCGCTGCGTTAACAGCGGTAACTCGACAAGCTTTTGCCGTTTCGCGCCTTTTTTCGTCATCAAGCCGGTTATCGACTCAAAAATAGTGCGAATAGGCGAATCCAGCCCCAGCGTCGGAATATCCGGTAACAGCGCGGGCAGCACGGGGTTGAGATCTTCGCTGAGTAGCAAACAGGGCAACTCTTCTTTTGTCTCACGCAAACACTGCATCGTCTGCATCAGCGACATCAGATTCGTCGCCTGAGTTGCCACCGCCACCAGAACACGCAGCTTACCGCTTACCGCCAGGCTCGCCTCCTCCACACTACGAATATGGCTGACGCGCAGATTTGGTCGGTAGAGCTTAATCAAGGTGATAAGCCCCATCGCGGAAAAATGATCTTCACTGTAAATCAATACATTAGCGGTATTGACAGAGGATTTCAGGTTCATAACCCCTTCCCTGGTATGCGTCACCGCCGGTGACATAAAGCGGTAAATAAAAGCGTCCTTTCATGCGTTATCTGAACCCGGTCAGGATCACAAACAGATGGTCAAAAATCCCGCCCATCATGTTTTCAAAGAAAGGAGCAAGCGTGAACATGACCAGCGACATGGCAACCATGCCGACGGTCAACGAAATCGGAAAACCAATGACAAAGATGGAAAGCTGCGGTGTCAGGCGGTTGAGCAACCCCATCGTCAGGTTGAGGCAGAGCAGCAAAGTAATAACCGGCAGACCCAGCATCAAGCCGTAACGGAAAACCATACTTCCCGCCTGAACCATCGCGATAAACCCGTCAGGACCAAGCGGAACGGCGCTCACCGGAAAAGCGACAAAACTGTTCGCCAGCACTTCCAGCATATAAAGGTGGCCATTGAAGGTAAGAAACAACAGCGTAACGAACAGGTTTAACAGCCGGGAAACCACCGGCATTGTCGGGCCGCCGCTGGGATCGTAAACCATGGCAAACGACAGCCCCATCTGCATACCGATAATCTCGCCCGCGTGACGCACGGCGACGAAAATCAACTGGACGGAAAGCCCGATAGCAACACCAATAATAAGTTGCTGGCAGCAGGCCCAGAAACCGTCCAGCGAAGCGATGGCAATACTGCTTTGCGGTAATTGCGGGGCAATCAAAAAAGTGGTGAGTAACGCTAACGCGACTTTGAGCCGCGCACTTAACTGCTTTTCACTGAAAATCGGCGCCGTACCGAACAGCGCGAGCATGCGCAGGCACGGCCAGAAATACTGGTTTACTTGGTCATACAGGTGAACCAGCGAGAGCGTAAACATAATTAACGGATGAGGTAAGGAAGGCTACTGAACAAACCACGCATATAATCGACCAGGGTGGTTAACATCCACGGGCCACAGGCGATCAGCACAACCACAATCGTCAGGATCTTCGGAATAAACGACAGGGTCATTTCGTTGATTTGCGTCGAGGCCTGCAAAATGCTGACCACCAGGCCCGCCACAAGCGCAGCTAACAATAACGGTGTGGCGATTAACAGCCCGACCTTAGTCGCCTGAAACCCCAGCGACATTACACTTTCAGGTGTCATTCTCTACTCTCTAACTAAAAAAGCTTTGCGCCAGCGAACCGATAACCAGTTGCCAACCATCGACTAACACAAACAGCATCAGCTTAAACGGCAGCGAAATCGTGGCCGGAGGAACCATCATCATCCCCAGCGCCATCAGTACGCTGGCAACCACCAGGTCGATGATTAAAAAAGGGATGAACATCGTAAAACCAATCTGGAAGCCGGTTTTTAACTCGCTGGTGACAAACGCCGGTACCAGGATGCTCATCGGCACATCGGCGGCGGTAGCAAAATCACCGGCTTTGGCGATGCGGGAAAAGAGCGCCAGATCCCCTTCGCGGGTCTGCTTCAGCATGAAAGCGCGCAGCGGCTGTGAGCCTTTCTCAATCGCCACTTCCATTGAAATCTTGTCTTGTGAGAGCGGTACCCACGCTTCGTCGTAAATACGGTTGAACACCGGCGACATAACAAAAAAGGTCAGAAACAGTGCCAGACCAAGCAGCACCTGGTTGGGCGGCGTACTGGCCGTGCCGAGGGCATTTCGCAGCAGCCCCAGCACAATCACGATGCGGGTAAAGCCTGTCATCATCAGCAGGATCGCCGGTAAAAACGTCAGCGATGTCAGCAGGACAAGCGTTTGAACCGATAATGACCAGCTATCGCCATTGGCGGAGTGCGAAAGCAGAAGGTCAGCATTGGCAGCCAGCGCCTGTTGCGCAGGGAGTAAGATCCCGGCCAACGTCAGGCCCGTGCCGATCACTGCCGTCAGCAGGTGAGCGTTACGTTTCATTTTTTGCTCTCACCTTTACGCTGGGCAATGCAGTTCACTAATGCCGCCTGAAAACTGGAGATAAACGGTGCCGGTTTAACGCTTTCAAGCTCCGCTTTTTTCTCCATCGTCATCAGGTTAGTGATGTTGTCTTGCGTCACCCCCAGCAACAGCCATTTGTCGTCCACTTCGACCACGACCAGGCGCTCGCGCGCACCGATTGACTGGGTGTGTTTAACAGAAAGAATGCTATTTCCCTTTACCATTCGTGTAGCAACACCAGTACGGCGGAAAACCCACGCGACGGCCACAATCATCAGGAGCACCAGCGCCAGTGCGCCGACAATATTGCTCATTGAGACTGGGGCCATCGCTGGCCCGCCGGATACTGGTTGAACAGTATTAAGCGACTGCGTATTCATTATCTGCTCAGGCGATGCATGCGCTCAGACGGCGTAATAATATCGGTAATTCGAATGCCGAATTTATCGGAAACGACCACCACTTCGCCCTGCGCAATTAAATAACCGTTGATCAAAATATCGAGCGGCTCACCCGCCAGGCCATCAAGAGAAACAATGGAGCCTGGGCTAAGTCTTAACAGCTCTTTGATCGTCATTTTGGTGCGACCTAATTCCACGGTCATTTTGACCGGGATATCAAGCACCAGATTTAAATCTTCAGACAAATTAACCATCACATCTTCCGCCGTAGATTGCATCTCGGCATTACTATCACTGGACAACTGTTCACTCATTGCGTCGCCCCAAAGGTCGCCGAGCGAAGACTTATTTGAGCCTGAATCCTGTTCCATATCGCTCATACGACAGTTACTCCTTCTTTAAACCTAATAATGTTGAGTTCTTTAAATCATCTACCTGGATGGCATATTGATTATTCGCGCTACCGTATTTACCTGTCATAACAGGCACATCGTTGACAAAGCCACCGATCTGGTCGGGCCTATCCAGCGGAATCACATCATCCGGTTTCAAATTCATAATTCTGGAAAGACGGGTAGAAATTTCTGCAAATTTAACCACCAGCTCCAGTTCGGTATCGCGCATCTGTGTCGCCAACGAATTGCGCCACTGATTATTTTCATGCTGGGAATTTTCCAGCGGCGGATTCGTCAGCAGTTCACGAATCGGTTCGATAATGCTAAACGGAATACAGATCTGTAATTCACCGCTGTGCGAACCAATATCCACCTGAAAAGGGGTGGTGATCACAATGTCATTCGGTGACGAGGTGATATTGGTAAATTTCACCTGTAATTCAGAGCGCACAAATTCCGTTCTGATCTTATAAATTGTTGTCCAGGCATAATCGTAAGCCTCACGGGCCATTGATAACATGCGCTGGATAATGCGCTGTTCTGTTGGCGTAAACTCGCGCCCGTCGGCTTTGGTCGGGAATCGACCATCGCCACCAAACAGGTTATCCACTGCGGTAAACACCAGGTTCGGCGAAAAAACAAATAACGCCGTGCCGCGCAGCGGATTCATGTTGATCAGGTTCAGTCTGGTCATCACCGGCAGATTGCGGGCAAATTCGTGATACGGCTGAATTTTAATATTTCCCGCAGTCACATCCGGGCTACGGCGCAAAATATTAAATAAGCCGATTCGAAACTGGCGCGCAAAACGCTCGTTAATCATTTCTAACGAATATAAACGTTCACGGACAACCCGACGCTGCGTATTAGGATCGTAAGGCTTAATATTATCTTCTGCCGAAGCGGGTATTACCGTTGCAGAACTTTCGCTACTGCTATTGGAGCCACCATTAAGAAGATTATCAATCTCATCCTGGGATAAAATGCTGTCCGACATTATGATTACCGTAAGATAAATGCATTAAACAGGACGTTTGTCACCATCGGTTTACGCTGACCAGGCAGTGATGCATTAACATCATCTTTAATTTTCGCGGCAAGCATGGCCTTCGCATCATCGCCGGTTAATGCCGCTGCCGTTTGCTGAGAAAAAAGCACTAATAAATGGCTACGGACTTCCGGGAGATGTTCTTCCAGCAACGTTTTCGTTGCCGCGTCCTGCACTTTTAAAGTCAGGCCAATATAAAGAATGCGATCGCTGTCGTGTTCATCCGGCTTCAGGCTGACAGTAAACGTATCGAGATCTAAATATACCGGCACCGCATTAACAACCGGTGCGGAAACAGGTTTGCCATCACTAATATGCGTAACCTGATTCTTCAGTTTGCTGATTTCCACATAGGCATATGCGCCAATTGCGCAGACGCCAAGAACCATTAACAGGATAAGTAAAACCAACAGCGGGCTTTTTTTCCCGCTTTGCGCTGCTTGTTTCTTCTTCGGCATTTGATGAATAACTCTGTAATAAAAATTAAATCATGAATCATGCGTTTTGCGGATGACCTGATGGAATGCCGTTATTTTAATACAGCACCCATCCAGGACAATTCATTGATAAACTGAAATTACTGTCAGCACCTTGCCAGTTCGCCCTTTGTCATCAGGCGAACGTGTTGATTCCGCGTGAATAATGCATAACGCGGGTCAATGTCGGGCGCGCTTCCTCTGCCGAAATAGTGCCTTCACCGTGTGCATTATCAGACTTTCCTTGTCCGGAGGCGTTGCCAGATTGCGTATCGCCCGCCGAAGAGGAGGTGTCTGCGCCTACGCTGCTCTGCCCCAGTTCAATCCCGGACTCCTGCAACATGGTGCGCAAGTTCGGCAGCGCCGATTCCAGCGCCGCGCGTACCTGATGGCTCTCTGCGACAAAGTGCACCTGCGCCTGATCGTTATTCACACGCAGGCTAACCTGCAATGCGCCTAAATCTTCAGGGTGCAGGTGCAGCTCCGCATGGTGAACCCCATTACGGGTAAAGACGGCGATCTGCTGGCCCAGTGACTGCTGCCATGCAGGCGTGCCCACTTCCGCCTGCAAGGTGGCCGTTGCCATTGCTGGCGTTGAAACGACCGGCGTAGTTGCCGCCGCCGTCACTGGCGCAGCCTGGGCAACACCGTTCGGCGTGACAACCGGCTCGGCGGCTTTCAGCGTGTGCAACGCGTTGGTGAAACTTTCACTGACCGGCGCGGTTTGCGCGTTTGCCGTTAGCGTCGCGGCATCACTGGCCGGTAACGGAGATTGTGTCCCGCTAACGGTTTTATCCGCTAAAGGTGCGGCGGCGGTCGCCGTCTGGAATTTCACGCCATCCGTCGCGCCCTCTTTAGTGGCTGTTGCCGGGGTGACTTCCTTGTCATTATTCAGCACGGCGGCGAAAGACGCCTGCGTTAAGGGATCGACACCCTGTGCAGCCACTGGCAATGCGCTGGTCGGCAGCCCGTTAGCCGGCGCGGCGGCGAGAGCCGGATCCGTCGTTACCTGCGGCAGTGCCGCCAGTTCAGCCACGCCTGGCTGCGCGGTCTGTATGCCCTGCGCCAGCAGCGCATCTGCGGTGGTGACATCCGTTGGCATCACCAGCGTTTTGGCGAGGTCGGCCAGCGGATCGGCGGGTAACGGCGTGGCGGCAACCTGGGTGGTGGCGTCAGCCGGTTCTTCTTTCTTGTCGGCAGGTTTCTTCGGTTTTTCCTGCGGCGCAAGGCTCTCTTCTGCTTTCTGCGTTTGTCCTGATGACATCTGCTTTTTCAGTTCGGAAGAAAATTGCCCCTCTTCCTGCGCGGACGACGTCGAGGCCGTCTGGCGTCCAGCATCACTGGTGGCTGCCGGGATTGAATGTCTGATAATCATCTTATGTATTCCTTTGACTGGCGCGACGGGCAAATTCATCCATCAACTTTTGTTCCAGCCGGTTCTCTTTTAACAATCGCTGTACGTCGGCACGGTTTTTCAGTGCTTCGAAAGCATTCAGCCTCTGCTTGTCTTTTTTCCATGCTTCCTGCACGTCATCCACCGTGTACTGACTGGCAGATACTCTCCTGACTTGTTGTGCCACGACGCCATCCAGCGAGGTAAGAAAATGCTGGTGCGTCTGTAAGGCCATAATTGATACGCCGCTGTCCATAATGGTTGACTGGAGCTGCTGGCGGTACTCTTGCGCATAGGTCTTGAGCTGATCCAGGCGCGTGGTTTCGTGAGCATGTACCTGACGGGCCGAACCGAGACGGGTAGTGGTGTCGTTGAGTTTCTTTTCTGCCAACTCGCGCAGCACATCCATGGGGTTTTGGCTGGCCATCAGTACATGCTCACATTAGTTCGCTTCGGTTGCCGGGAACAGCGCCGACAGCGCGGTGTAGGAGTCGTTATATTCACAGGACTCATGTATGCCCTGATGCAGATAACCCTCCATTTTGGGGTACAGCACAATCGCCTGATCCAACAGCGGATCGCTGCCTGCGGCATAGGCACCCACGCTGACCAGATCGCGGTTACGCTGGTAAGACGAGAGCATCTGCTTAAAGCGCTGCACCTTCTTGTAATGCGCAGGATCGATAAGCTCGGTCATGGCACGGCTGATCGACGCTTCAATATCAATTGCCGGATAGTGGCCCGATTCCGCCAGACGACGGGAAAGCACCACGTGACCATCGAGGATCGCGCGCGCCGAGTCGGCGATCGGATCCTGCTGATCGTCACCTTCCGTCAGCACGGTATAGAACGCGGTGATCGAACCGCCGCCTTTCATGCCGTTACCGGCACGTTCCACCAGCGCAGGCAGTTTCGCAAACACCGACGGCGGATAGCCTTTGGTTGCGGGCGGCTCGCCGATGGCAAGGGCAATCTCACGCTGCGCCATTGCGTAGCGGGTTAACGAATCCATAATCAGCAGCACATTCATCCCGCGATCGCGGAAATCTTCCGCCAGACGGGTGGCGTACACCGCCCCTTGCATACGCAAAATAGGCGAAACATCGGCTGGCGCGGCAATGACCACGGAGCGCTTCAGGCCGTCTTTACCGAGAATGTTTTCAATAAAGTCTTTTACTTCGCGGCCACGTTCACCAATCAGCCCGACGACAATCACGTCTGCTTTGGTGAAACGCGCCATCATCCCCAGCAGCACACTTTTACCGACGCCGGAACCGGCAAACAGCCCCATACGCTGCCCGCGACCGACAGTCAGCAAACCGTTGATGGCGCGAACGCCAACATCCAGCACGTTTTTAATCGGGTCACGCTGTAAGGGGTTAAACGGCGCGGTAAAGAGCGGCCCACGATCGGCGGTCGTCGGCGGCGGCAGACCGTCCAGCGGACGCGCGCTGGCATCCAGCACGCGCCCCAGCAGCTCCGGCCCAAGCGGCAGCAGTTTGCCTTTGGTGTTATTGCCGAGGGCATAAACGCGCGCGCCTGGCAGCACGCCTTCGACGTTCTCAAGGGGCATCAGGTAGAGAATTTCACCGTTGAAACCGACCACTTCACTCTCGACCCGCTGAATGCCCTCGTCGCTTTCGCGCTCGACAATACAGAGCGTACCGATGGGCAACTTCAGGCCGACGGCTTCCATTACCAGCCCGGTGGCGCGCGTCAGGCGGCCGTAGCGGCGGAACAGCGGCAGTGCCGCTATTCTTTTTTCGCGCACATCAACACCATCAAGCCACTTTTTCAGCCGGGCGGTCATAACGTGAAGTCCTCACGACTCAGGATACAAAGTTCGTTCCAGCGGGTTTCGGTGGTCGCGTCCAGTTCACCGCCATCGGTGGTTAAACGGCAGCCGCCCGGTAACATTTGCGCATCGGTGCACAGTTCCCAACCGCGGGTATGCAGCACTTCGCCGAGTTGCTCCTGCACCGCCTCGGACTCTTCCGGACTGACCCACAGTTTCACCTGACCCAGTTGCTTCGTATCTTCCTGCAAGAGTTGCTGGATACGCGTCAGCAGCCAGGCGTTAGTCGCCGTTGAGACCACGCTTTCGCCCAGCAAGCTGCGCGCCGCCATCAGGGCGACCTGCACCAGACGGGCAGGCATCACGCTGTCGAGGCTATCAAGGGTGATTTTGACGTTATCAATCAGTTGCGCGAAATCTTCGGCCTGCTTCTGCTGTAACTGGCGGTACTCGGCCACCCCTTTCTCGATGCCCTCTTCACGCCCCTCTTCAAAACCTTTCGCGTAGCCGAGCTTTTTGCCCTCTTCGACGCCACGCGTCTGGCCCTGAGCGAAGCCTTTTTGCTCCGCTTGCTGGCGAAGACGAGAGAGTTCGACCTGCAACGCGGCTTCGCTTGCCGGGTCGCTTGCCGGCACGGCAGCACGAATTTCTCGCTCCGTGCTGAACGTATCATCAAGCAGATTTTCAGGCCGCCAGGACTGCCACCGGGAATTAGACGTAGGCATCGTCGCCTCCACCAATCACAATCTCGCCAGTTTCCGCCAGACGACGGACTATCAGCAGAATTGCTTTCTGTTCGTTTTCGACCTGCGACATACGCACAGGGCCGCGGGAGTTCAAATCGTCGCGCATAATATCGGCCTGACGTTTGGACATATTGCGGAAGAACTTATCGCGCAGCGCTTCATCAACGCCTTTCAGGGCGACAATCAACGATTCGTTGTCGATATCCTGCAAGATGCGCTGGATGCTGCGATCTTCCATCTCGACAAGGTTTTCGAACAGGAACATCTCGTCGATAATTTTCTGTGCCAGCTCCTGGTCGTATTCGCGTACGGCTTCGATAGCCGCGTCTTCCTGGTGAGATTTCATCAGGTTGAGGATCTCCGCCGCAGGACGAACACCGCCCATCTTGTTGCGTTTGATGTTCTGGCCGTGCAGCAGGTTGTTCAGTACTTCGGTCAGTTCCTGCAATGCAACCGGCTGGACACCGCCGAAGGTGGCGATACGCAGCATGATGTCGTTACGTTCACGCTCTTCGAATTTCGCCAGCAGATCGGCAGCCTGGCTGCGTTTCAGATGCACAAGGATGGTGGCAATAATCTGCGGATGCTCATCACGGATGAGATCGAAGACCATCTGCGGTTCCATAAAGTTGAGCGTTTCGATACCGTTGCGCTCATCGTTGGCATCCAGCAGATCTTCCAGCAACGTGTTGGCGCGCTCTTCGCCCAACGCTTTCACCAGCACACTGCGCAGGTATTCGTTGGTATTGACGTCCAGTACCGCAAACTCACCGGAGTCACGGCGGAACTCTTTCATCACCACGGACAACTGGTCGTGGGTGTAAGTCCCGATATGAACCATCGCGCTACTGATCTTCGTCACTTCATGGGTATTCAAATGTTTAAAGACTTCGGCTGCACGCTCGTCACCGAGCGTCAGCATGACTATGGCGCTTTTCTCGGCGGCGTTCATGACGACTTCTGCTCCTTATTTAACCATTGACGAATAACCAGAGCGATAACCTGCGGCTCCTGATCGGCCATTTCACGCAGGTGCTGGGCCTCTTGTTCCGTCTCGACACGCTGCTGCGCTTTGGCGGTTTCCGCGCTCTGCCGCTTACGAATTTGCTCATCAAGCTCTGCCTGACGCGCCTCTTTTTCCATCTCCATACGCTGGATAATCATTTCCTGATGGCGCGTCCAGAACGGTTGCACCGCTTTACGCCACAAGATCCAGGCAACCAGCAAGACGAACAGATAACGCGCGGCGGACATCCCCAACTTGATAACTTCAGGCTGCTTCCACAGCGGAATCGGCGCCTCTTCTTCCTGATCGGTAAACGGCGTGTTCACGACATTCAGCGTATCGCCGCGTGTGTCGGAATAGCCCATCACCTCTTTCACCAGCGCATTAATCTGGTCGAGTTGCGCTTTGCTCAGTGCCGCCGTTTTGCCGTCTTTACCCGGTACGTAATTCACTACCACCGCAACGGACAGGCGTTCGAGCGTGCCGGTATTGCGCTTGATATGGGTCAGCGTTTTATCCACTTCGTAGTTCGTGGTTTCTTCGCTTTGTTTGTTATACGGCGTCAGCGTTTGGGTTGCGGTTTGCGTCGGCGCCTGGGTTGCGTTCGCATTGGCTGTACCACGGGCATTCGCCTGCTGGGCAGCCGGATCCTCAATCGGCGTGGAAACCGCTGCTGGCGGCTGGTTGCTTAACGCACCCGGTACGCCACCCACTGCATTCTTACCGCCCTGCTCATTGTTGCTGCTCTGGCGGCTACGAATAGCCCGATTTTCCGGACGGTTATTAGGCTGATACTGCTCCGCCGTCTGCTCGTGCTGCGTGAAGTCAACCTGCGCGGTGACCTGCGTTCTGACGTTCTGCGTACCAACAATCGGGGCCAGAATGGCCTGAATACGGCTCTGGTAATCGGACTCCACTTTGCGGACATATTGCAGTTGCGTTGTCTGCGTCGCCTGCGCGCCGTTTTGCGAAATCATATGGCCGCTCTGATCGACGATAGTCACGCGATCGGCGCTCAAACCCGGTACTGCGCTGGAGATCATAAAAGCGATAGCGCTCACCTGGCCGGAATCCAGCGTTCTGCCGCTGATCAGATTCAACGTCACCGAGGCAGAAGGCTCTTTGCGATCCTGCAAAAAGAGCGACGGTTTTGGCATCGCCAGATGGACACGTGCGGAGCGCACCGGCCCCAGCGTTTCGATAGTGCGCGACAGTTCGCCTTCCAGCGCACGCTGGAAGTTCACCTGCTCATTGAACTGGCTGATACCAAACTTTTCCTGGTCCAGCAGTTCAAAGCCTACCGCGCCACCTTTCGGCAGCCCCTGCTGGGCCAGCTTGAGGCGCACTTCATACACCTGCTCGGCAGGGATCTCGATAGAACCGTCATGCTCGGCAAAACGGTACGGGACCTGCATCTGTTTGAGCTGGGTAACAACGGCTCCGCCATCCTCTTCGCTAATATTGCTGTACAGCACGCGGTAGTCTGGTTCTTTCGCCCAGAACAACAACGCGATAACAATGGAAATAACTGCCGCTGCGGCGACAAAAAATATTATACGGGGGTTAGTCCGAATATTTTCGAGCACTGCCTTTACATCGACAATGCCTTTCTTTTTACTACCGGTGTTTGTGGCAGTCATGCCAATGTC
The nucleotide sequence above comes from Kosakonia sp. H02. Encoded proteins:
- a CDS encoding flagellar hook-length control protein FliK → MIIRHSIPAATSDAGRQTASTSSAQEEGQFSSELKKQMSSGQTQKAEESLAPQEKPKKPADKKEEPADATTQVAATPLPADPLADLAKTLVMPTDVTTADALLAQGIQTAQPGVAELAALPQVTTDPALAAAPANGLPTSALPVAAQGVDPLTQASFAAVLNNDKEVTPATATKEGATDGVKFQTATAAAPLADKTVSGTQSPLPASDAATLTANAQTAPVSESFTNALHTLKAAEPVVTPNGVAQAAPVTAAATTPVVSTPAMATATLQAEVGTPAWQQSLGQQIAVFTRNGVHHAELHLHPEDLGALQVSLRVNNDQAQVHFVAESHQVRAALESALPNLRTMLQESGIELGQSSVGADTSSSAGDTQSGNASGQGKSDNAHGEGTISAEEARPTLTRVMHYSRGINTFA
- the fliO gene encoding flagellar biosynthetic protein FliO, with the translated sequence MNTQSLNTVQPVSGGPAMAPVSMSNIVGALALVLLMIVAVAWVFRRTGVATRMVKGNSILSVKHTQSIGARERLVVVEVDDKWLLLGVTQDNITNLMTMEKKAELESVKPAPFISSFQAALVNCIAQRKGESKK
- the fliM gene encoding flagellar motor switch protein FliM, whose translation is MSDSILSQDEIDNLLNGGSNSSSESSATVIPASAEDNIKPYDPNTQRRVVRERLYSLEMINERFARQFRIGLFNILRRSPDVTAGNIKIQPYHEFARNLPVMTRLNLINMNPLRGTALFVFSPNLVFTAVDNLFGGDGRFPTKADGREFTPTEQRIIQRMLSMAREAYDYAWTTIYKIRTEFVRSELQVKFTNITSSPNDIVITTPFQVDIGSHSGELQICIPFSIIEPIRELLTNPPLENSQHENNQWRNSLATQMRDTELELVVKFAEISTRLSRIMNLKPDDVIPLDRPDQIGGFVNDVPVMTGKYGSANNQYAIQVDDLKNSTLLGLKKE
- the fliP gene encoding flagellar type III secretion system pore protein FliP (The bacterial flagellar biogenesis protein FliP forms a type III secretion system (T3SS)-type pore required for flagellar assembly.), whose product is MKRNAHLLTAVIGTGLTLAGILLPAQQALAANADLLLSHSANGDSWSLSVQTLVLLTSLTFLPAILLMMTGFTRIVIVLGLLRNALGTASTPPNQVLLGLALFLTFFVMSPVFNRIYDEAWVPLSQDKISMEVAIEKGSQPLRAFMLKQTREGDLALFSRIAKAGDFATAADVPMSILVPAFVTSELKTGFQIGFTMFIPFLIIDLVVASVLMALGMMMVPPATISLPFKLMLFVLVDGWQLVIGSLAQSFFS
- the fliI gene encoding flagellar protein export ATPase FliI yields the protein MTARLKKWLDGVDVREKRIAALPLFRRYGRLTRATGLVMEAVGLKLPIGTLCIVERESDEGIQRVESEVVGFNGEILYLMPLENVEGVLPGARVYALGNNTKGKLLPLGPELLGRVLDASARPLDGLPPPTTADRGPLFTAPFNPLQRDPIKNVLDVGVRAINGLLTVGRGQRMGLFAGSGVGKSVLLGMMARFTKADVIVVGLIGERGREVKDFIENILGKDGLKRSVVIAAPADVSPILRMQGAVYATRLAEDFRDRGMNVLLIMDSLTRYAMAQREIALAIGEPPATKGYPPSVFAKLPALVERAGNGMKGGGSITAFYTVLTEGDDQQDPIADSARAILDGHVVLSRRLAESGHYPAIDIEASISRAMTELIDPAHYKKVQRFKQMLSSYQRNRDLVSVGAYAAGSDPLLDQAIVLYPKMEGYLHQGIHESCEYNDSYTALSALFPATEAN
- the fliR gene encoding flagellar biosynthetic protein FliR, which codes for MFTLSLVHLYDQVNQYFWPCLRMLALFGTAPIFSEKQLSARLKVALALLTTFLIAPQLPQSSIAIASLDGFWACCQQLIIGVAIGLSVQLIFVAVRHAGEIIGMQMGLSFAMVYDPSGGPTMPVVSRLLNLFVTLLFLTFNGHLYMLEVLANSFVAFPVSAVPLGPDGFIAMVQAGSMVFRYGLMLGLPVITLLLCLNLTMGLLNRLTPQLSIFVIGFPISLTVGMVAMSLVMFTLAPFFENMMGGIFDHLFVILTGFR
- the fliQ gene encoding flagellar biosynthesis protein FliQ yields the protein MTPESVMSLGFQATKVGLLIATPLLLAALVAGLVVSILQASTQINEMTLSFIPKILTIVVVLIACGPWMLTTLVDYMRGLFSSLPYLIR
- a CDS encoding flagellar assembly protein FliH, which translates into the protein MPTSNSRWQSWRPENLLDDTFSTEREIRAAVPASDPASEAALQVELSRLRQQAEQKGFAQGQTRGVEEGKKLGYAKGFEEGREEGIEKGVAEYRQLQQKQAEDFAQLIDNVKITLDSLDSVMPARLVQVALMAARSLLGESVVSTATNAWLLTRIQQLLQEDTKQLGQVKLWVSPEESEAVQEQLGEVLHTRGWELCTDAQMLPGGCRLTTDGGELDATTETRWNELCILSREDFTL
- the fliN gene encoding flagellar motor switch protein FliN; this encodes MSDMEQDSGSNKSSLGDLWGDAMSEQLSSDSNAEMQSTAEDVMVNLSEDLNLVLDIPVKMTVELGRTKMTIKELLRLSPGSIVSLDGLAGEPLDILINGYLIAQGEVVVVSDKFGIRITDIITPSERMHRLSR
- the fliJ gene encoding flagellar export protein FliJ; translated protein: MASQNPMDVLRELAEKKLNDTTTRLGSARQVHAHETTRLDQLKTYAQEYRQQLQSTIMDSGVSIMALQTHQHFLTSLDGVVAQQVRRVSASQYTVDDVQEAWKKDKQRLNAFEALKNRADVQRLLKENRLEQKLMDEFARRASQRNT
- the fliG gene encoding flagellar motor switch protein FliG → MNAAEKSAIVMLTLGDERAAEVFKHLNTHEVTKISSAMVHIGTYTHDQLSVVMKEFRRDSGEFAVLDVNTNEYLRSVLVKALGEERANTLLEDLLDANDERNGIETLNFMEPQMVFDLIRDEHPQIIATILVHLKRSQAADLLAKFEERERNDIMLRIATFGGVQPVALQELTEVLNNLLHGQNIKRNKMGGVRPAAEILNLMKSHQEDAAIEAVREYDQELAQKIIDEMFLFENLVEMEDRSIQRILQDIDNESLIVALKGVDEALRDKFFRNMSKRQADIMRDDLNSRGPVRMSQVENEQKAILLIVRRLAETGEIVIGGGDDAYV
- a CDS encoding LuxR C-terminal-related transcriptional regulator; translated protein: MNLKSSVNTANVLIYSEDHFSAMGLITLIKLYRPNLRVSHIRSVEEASLAVSGKLRVLVAVATQATNLMSLMQTMQCLRETKEELPCLLLSEDLNPVLPALLPDIPTLGLDSPIRTIFESITGLMTKKGAKRQKLVELPLLTQRQREVLCLLASGSSAQEVSSVLGISLKTAYVHRRDILTRLNICPSYYRGVFTARLS
- the fliL gene encoding flagellar basal body-associated protein FliL, translated to MPKKKQAAQSGKKSPLLVLLILLMVLGVCAIGAYAYVEISKLKNQVTHISDGKPVSAPVVNAVPVYLDLDTFTVSLKPDEHDSDRILYIGLTLKVQDAATKTLLEEHLPEVRSHLLVLFSQQTAAALTGDDAKAMLAAKIKDDVNASLPGQRKPMVTNVLFNAFILR